The Microlunatus soli genome contains the following window.
GACCGGCGGGGACAAGGATTACTTCACCAGCCTCTGATCTGGGCGGGTCATCCAGGCATGGGCGCTGGCAGAGAGGCTGTGCCCCGGTCCCTGATCGTGCCGAGTACCAAGAACGCAACAGCGCTGGGCCGAACCCACGTCCTTTCGCCCAGGCCGCGGCCGCTGATGTTGCGAAATCGGCGCTCCGAGGCTGTTCGACGTCACCGGGTCCGGCTCACCCGACCAGGTCAGACGCGCGATTGATCCGGGCCCGGCGCGGAGTCGGCGAATGCCGCCGGGTCCGGCGCTGCAACGGTGCCCAACTGGATCCGTGCGGCGAGTTCGTCGCGGATGCCCCAGTGCTCGGCCAGCTTGTCGCCTTCGGTGCGGTAGATGTGCGCCGTGGTCATCGTGTAGGTCTTGCCGGCTGCGCCCTCGCCGTGGACCAGGTCGACGCCGACCCCGGTCGCGACCGCACGGATCACGACGCGGTCGTCGGTGGAGAACAGGTCCTCGACCGTGTACCGGATCTGCAGGACGTCATGGACGAAGGTCAGGATCTTCCGGTAGCCCTCCGGGCCGGGCGGCAGCGGGAACGGCGATCCGTGGTCGATGAAGTCGTCGGTCACCAGATCATCGAGGGCACCCAGATCGCCCGAATTGATCGCGTCGAATACCCTCCGTGCGGCGTCCTCGGTGCGTTCGGACATCACGCTTCTCCTTTCGTGACCCCTTCGTCGTATGAACAATCTTGGGTCAGGAGGCGTCGTTTTGCAGCCCTGCCGCCGAGGAAGTTGCTGGCGGTCGTCGACTCCTCGTGCGAGCGTGAGCAGGTGGACTGGTCAGGTGTCGAAGGCACGTGGTGGCGGCTCCGCGCCGCAACCCGGGCCGATGAATCGGCGATCGCCGCGCACGGACGGGGCCCCGATCCGCTGTGGATCGGGATCGGTCCGGCGGCCCCGGCCGAGCGGGCTCGTCAGGTGCTGACTGAGTTCCTGAAGGGTGAGGAGGTCGCCTTCGGCTCGACCTGGCTTGCCGTCGTGAAGGAGACCGACGAGATCGTCGGCATGATCGGTGCGCAGCAGCACCCACCGCGCACGGTGGAGATCGTCTACGGGGTCGCGCCCCGGTGGCGCGGCCACGGGCTCGCGACCGAGGTCCTCGCCGCGGTGACTCGGACCGCCCGTGAGCAGGATGCCGATCGGCGGTATGAGTTGATCATCGGACGGGACAACGCGGCGTCGATCCGGGGGGCCGAGAAGTGCGACTATCGGTATGTCGGGGCGAGGCGCAGCCTCGTCGAAGCGACCGGCGAGTGCTACGAGGATTTGGTCTATCTGCCGCCCTGGTGACACCGAGGCCGGATTGCAAGGTCACTTGGGCGATGTGGACGTAGAGGGTGGCGTCGGGTCGGAACTTGGCCGGGTCGACGGGTCGACGAGTCCTCGGTGTCGTCGGCGGGGTCGGGTGGCAGCAGATCATCGTGATCATCACGATCACCGCTGTGTCGGGTCTGGCGGGCGATGGTTTGTCCGTCCAGGCCGTCGATCTCGTAGCGACACAACCTTGACCAGACGCGGGGGAGGCGGTGGCGGCGGTCGGGACGGATCGGCCGGTCGCCGCCGGGGATGGCCAACTGGTGGTGCGATGCCGTCGGCGGGGAACCGGTCGGCCCAGCTGGCGATGCTGATCAGCCGGGAGTTGAGCCCGACGCGGACCAGCCAATCCGACGCGGTGGCCTGGTCCAGGAGTTGATCGGTGGCCAGACAGGCCGGGTCGACACCCACACCCGTGAGGGCGGTGCGCATCAACCCGCTGCCATCGATCATGTGATCAACACTAGACAGAGGGTCCGACACTTTACGCTGCGCGGGATCCCAACCCTGCTTGACGATCAGCGCAGTCCGGAGGGGCAGCCTTCGTGAGCGCGGAGGATCCGTTTGACGTCCAAGCCATATCGGAAACCGCCGAGTCCACCGTCGCGACGCAGCACACGATGACAGGGAACGAACAGGGCTGCGGCGTTGTACGCGCACGCCGCCGCGGCCGCACGAACAGCATCCGGTCGCCCGGCCCGCGCGGCCAGGTCGGTGTAGGTGGCGGGCGAGCCGGGTGGGATGACGCGCAGCGCGTCCCAGGCCGACTCGATGAACGACCCGGAGCGCTGCCGTACAGCAATCTCGTCGATCGCCGACAACTCACCGTCGCTGTAGCGGCGGACGGCGCGATCGATGATCTCGCTGTTGCCGGTGTTGATCTTGTCGACCGGTTCGCCTCGAAGCGAGGGATGCAGCAACGCGAGCAGCTCGTTGCGGTCCTCGGTCCAGCCGGAACCGAGCACGACCACGGACTCGGAAAGAACATCTGCGGTCGCCCAGAGGTAGCCGAACCGGCCGCCGACACTGTCGGTCACCCCGAAGTTGATCATGCTGCCGCCGCCTCCGCCTGCCAGAGGCGCATCGTCGCATAGGACCGCCACGGCGACCAGGATGGCCGGCCGGAGGGAGCGAGACCACGCCGCTGCAAGGCCCGCCGGATCACCAGATCCTCGCCGAGCAGCACATCGGGATCGCCGAGGCCGCGCATCGCGATGTAGCCGGCGGTCCAGGGACCGATGCCGGGCAACTCCAGCAGCCGGGCCCGCGCCGCCGACCGATCCGCGCCGGCCGTCAGATCGATCGTCCCGTCGGCAAGCGCGGTAGCCATCCGGACCAGCGTACGGCCGCGGGATCTGGGCATCGGGAGTGTCTCGGGATCGGCGGACGCCAGGGCCTGCGAGCTCGGGAACAGATGGCTCGGATCGTCGGGACCCGGATTGCGGAGCGGACGACCGAACCGCCGGACCAGCCTGGCCGTCGTCGTCGCCGCCCCGGCCACCGAGATCTGTTGTCCGATCAGTGCGCGGAAGGCCAGTTCTTCACCACAGATGACACCCGGCACCCGGACACCCGGCCGGCCCGCCACCAGCGGAGCAAGATCGGGATCGGCGCCCAGCACGGCGTCGATGGCCACCGGGTCGGCGTCCAGGTCGAGCAGTCGGCGGATCCGGCTGACCGCTGCCGACAGGTCACGAAGATCATCCAGCCGCAGCACCGCGCTCAACGCCTCGGCAGTGTCGTCCATGATCAACTCGATGATGCCGGTACCGTGCGGCAGTTCGGTGCTGCGGCGATAGTGGAGCTGATCGCCCGCCCGCCATCCGCGCTCGACACCGTCGATCGCACGACTGGCCAGGAAGTCGAACAGCGGCCGGGCGGCGAACGGTACCCGGACCGGTAGCCGGAGCGTGATGGCCGGCGGCATCGCCGTGGCAGCGGGGCGGGACGCGCTCCGCACCCGCAGCTGCGACGGCGGTCGGCCGTACACCTCGCGGACCGAGTCGTTGAACTGACGGACACTGGCAAACCCCGCGGCGAAGGCGACGTCGACCATTCTCAGGTCGGTGTTCTCGATCAGTACGCGTGCCGTCTGGGCTCGCTGTGCACGGGCGATCGCCAGCGGGCCGGCGCCGACCTCGGAGATCAGCAACCGGTTGAGCTGCCGTTCGCTGTAGCCGACCGCGGCGGCGAGTCCGGAGACGCCGACCCGGTCCACCACGCCGTCGCCGATCAGCCGCATCGCTCGGGCGACCACGTCGGCTCGCGGGTTCCACTGCGGCGATCCCGGCGTGGTGTCGGGGCGGCAGCGACGGCAGGCGCGGAACCCGGCCAGTTGCGCCGCACCGGCCGCCGCGAAGAATCGGCAGTTGCGTTGCTGCGGAGTCTTGGCCGGACAGCTCGGCCGACAGTAGATGCCGGTCGAGGTGACGCCGACGTAGATCCAGCCGTCAAACCGCGGATCGCGTCCGGCGACCGCCCGATAACACACGTCGTCGGCCGGCAGATTGTCCTGCCCAGCTGACGGTGCGGTGTCGAGTTCGGTGATCGTCATGGCTTCATCCTGGCACCGACCAGCACCTCGACCTCGCGGAAATCGGACACGACCACCCAGCAGGCTTGGTCAGCGGACCGAGAAGTCCCACGGGTCGGTGTTCAGCTCCGAAACCGTGATCGACATCCCGTCCAGTCGGTCGGCGAGCTCATCGGCCAGCCGCGGCAGCCAGGTCCATTCGGCCGCCCAGTGCGGGACGTCGATCAACGCCGGTGCGTCGTCCCAGGCGACCGCCTCCGACGCCGGGTGGTGCCGCAGGTCCGAGGTCAGATAGACATCCGCGCCGCTGTGCCGGGCGGCGTCCAGCAGGTCGTCGCCGGCACCGCCCTGCAGCGCGACAGTCCGGACCGGTCGGTACGGATCGCCGGCGACCCGGACCCCGGACGTCGTCGTCGGCAGTGCCGTCGCCACCCGCTCGGCGAAGCCTCGCACCGTGGTCACGGCGACCGTGCCGACCCGGCCCAACCCGGCTGCGGCGTCGTTCGGATCCGGTCGCAGCGGACGGGTCTCGGACAGCCCGAGGGCGGCGGCCAGCGAATCGGCGACTCCGCCGGCCGGGATGTCGGCGTTGGTGTGCGCGGTGATCAGCCCGATCCGTCGGCGGATCAGGGTAGTGATCATCCGCCCCTTCGGATGCCGCGGATCGATCGCGTTGATACCGCGCAACAACAACGGATGGTGCGCGATGATCAGATTGGCACCCAGCTCGACCGACTGCTCGATCACCTGATCGGTGACGTCGACGGTCAGCAGGATGCCGGTGACCCGATCGGTCGGTTCGCCGGTGACCGGACCGACGCGATCCCACGCTTCGGCGGTGTCGATCGGATAGCGTCGTTCGACCAGCCGTCGGACATCGTCGATGGTCGGAGTCGCCGGGGTCGGCTCGGACATGATCAACTCATTCCGCGTGCTGGCAGCGGTTGGCGCGTTCGGCGCCGTCCAGCCGCTCGGTTGCCAGATGCTTGACCATGTCGCCGAGCGGTGCGCCGGCCTCGGTGATGCCGGCCAGCAGCCAGCCACGGAGTCTGCCGATCTTGCCGGCGTCGTCGGCGATGTCGGGGAACAGATAGGTCAGCACGTTCTGCCGGAAGATCGACGACTTGTCGGCCCAGACCCCGGTCGAGGTGGAGATCTCCTCGGCCGCCTTCAGATACTTGTCCAGATACGGCGCCAGGACCTCCTGCTGATCCGGCTGCCAGAACGCGACGCAGATCTGCCGTTGGGTCTCGTTGGGAATGTCGTTGCCGTCCACCGCCAACGCCCAGGCGGTCGCCTTCGCCTCCGGCGTCGGTCGGGCAGCGCGCGCGGCGGCGGCCCGCTCGGCACCCGAGGCCGTGTTGTCCCGCGTCAACTCGGCGTCGATCGCCGCCTCGTCGACCCGGCCCAGCGCCGCCAGATCGCAGACCAGCAGCCAGCGCAGCTCGGCGTCGATCTCCAGTCCTTGCGGTACGTCCGCGCCGGTCAGCCAGCCGGCCAGCCGATCCGCACCTGCCACACTGCCGACAGCATGGGAGTATGCCTGGGCCAGCGCGAGCTGATGATCACTGCCGGCCTCGGCAGCGGCCAACAGCTCGGCCAGGCCCTGTTCCCAGCGGCCGGCGGTCTCCGGCCGGGTGCTCGGCGGGGTGTAGGACCGGACCGCCAACGCCGCGTTGGTCAGCACCGCCCGGACCGTGCTCAGATCGGTCTCGGTGCCGACGTTGCGCAACACCAGCTCGGCGTAGTCGCGAGCTGGAAGTTCGGCGTCCCGGCACATGTCCCAGGCCGCGCCCCAACAGACGGCTCGGGCCAGCGGGGAGGCCAACGCGGACAGATTGTCGATCAAGGTCTGCAACGAACGTCCGTCGAAACGCACCTTGGCGTAATCAAGATCATCGTCGTTCAGCAGCACCAGATCCGGCTGAGCGGCACCGACCAGGTCCGGGACCGCCGTGGACGCATCGGCGATGTCGGTCTCGACCCGCCGGGTCCTGGTCAGCGCACCGTCGACAAGGTCGTACAGGCCGATCGCGATCCGGTGATGGCGCAGTGTCGGCAGTTTGGCCGTCGCCGTCTGCTCGACCGAGAAGGAGCTGAAGGTGCCGTCATCGGCGACCTCGAATCGCGGACGCAGGGTGTTCACCCCGGCGGTCTCCAACCACTCGGCGGACCAGCCCGACAGATCACGACCGGACGGACCTTCGAGCGCGCCGAGCAGATCGGTCAGCCGGGTGTTGCCGAAGGCGTGCCGTTCGAAGTAGCCGCGAACGCCTTCCAGGAAGGCGTCCTGACCGACGAAGGCGACCAGTTGCCGCAGCACCGAAGCGCCCTTGGCGTAGGTGATCCCGTCGAAGTTGGACTCCACGGCCTCCAGGTCGACCATGTCCGCGGCGATCGGGTGGGTGGTGGACAGTTGATCTTGCCGGTAGGCCCAGTTCTTGCGTGATCCGGTGAAGGTCGCCCAGGCGGTGTCCGGGTCTCCGGTCCGCTCGGCGACGGCAAAGGTGGCGGCGAATTCGGCGAACGACTCCTTCAGCCACATGTCGTCCCACCAGACCATGGTCACCAGGTCGCCGAACCACATGTGGGCCAGCTCGTGCAGGATCGTGTCGTCCCGGGTCCGGTAGGACGCCTCGGTCACCCGCGAGCGGAAGATCAACTCGTCGCGCAGGGTGACACAGCCGATGTTCTCCATCGCTCCCATGTTGTATTCGGGGACGAAGGACTGGTCGTACTTGCCGAACGGGTAGGGGTAGCCGAAGTGCTTCTCGAAGATGTCGAAGCCCGCCTTGGTGGTGGCGAAGATCCGATCGGCGTCCAGGTGTTCCTTCAGTGACTGCCGGACCAGGATCGACATCGGCAGCTCGCCGGACTTGGTCCGATGGCTGTCGGTGACGACGGCGTACTGGCCGGCGATCAGACTGGTCAGGTAGGTCGAGACCCTGGGGGTGGGCGGGAAGTGCCAGCTGCTCGCGTCGGCGACCTGATCGACGGGCTGCGGCGCGTCACCGGTCGAGTTGGCGATCACCGTCCAGTCCGACGGTGCCCGTACGGTCAGCTCGAAGGTGGCCTTCAGATCGGGTTGTTCGAAGCAGGCGTAGACCCGTCGTGCCTCGGAGGCCTCGAACTGGGTGTACAGGTAGATCCGACCGTCGGCCGGGTCGACGAACCGGTGCAGACCTTCGCCGCTGCGGCTGTAGCGGCAACGCGCGGTCACCTCCAGCTCGTTGTCGCCGGCGACCGTTCGGAATCCGAGCCGTGAGCCGTCGAAGCCGGCGGTGTCGAGATCGGCCCCGTTCAGGGTGGCCGACAACACCGCGTCGGCGATCAGATCGATGTGGGTTTCGGCCTGCTCGGTCGCCCGGAACCGCACCACTGACCGGCTGACGAAGAACTCGTCCGGGCCGTCCATCGGTTGCCCCGCCAGGTCGTGGCCGGTCAGATCGACCGTCACGGCGTAGGAATCGGTACCGAGCAGGGCAGACCGCCGGGCGGCCTCGTCACGGGTCAGGTTGTGCAAGAACATGGGACCGATCCTTGCACGCCGTCGACGACCTCGGGGCAGCCCGGGCCAACCTCTCCGCGCGGCATGACATAGTGACCTCATGCGCGTACATGTCGGCAGCGATCACGCAGGGTTCGAGCTGAAGAACCATCTGGTCGAGGTGCTCACCGCCGACGGTCATGACGTCGTTGATCATGGCCCGACGGTGCTGGACCCCGAGGACGACTACCCGGTCTTCTGCATCCCGGCGGCGGTGGCGACGGCAGCCGAATCGGACTCGCTCGGGATCGTGATCGGCGGCTCGGGCAACGGCGAGCAGATCGCGGCCAACAAGGTCACCGGTGTCCGCGCGGTGCTGGCCTATGACACCGACACCGCCAAGCTCGGTCGGCTGCACAACAACGCCAACGTGATCTCCGTCGGTGCCCGGATGCACACCGTCGATGAGGCAACAGAGTTGATCAAACTCTTCCTGGCCACCGCCTTCTCCGGTGAGCCGCGACACCAGCGACGGATCGACCAGCTGGCGGCCTACGAGGAGACCGGGCAGGTCCCGAAGGCCGGATAGCCCGTCAGGAGACCCGCTGCGGACGACCTTCGGCCCGAGCGATCAGGCTGTCGACCACCTGCGCGGCCAACTCCTCCTCGGCCGGCCCGGGCCGGGACACGTCGCG
Protein-coding sequences here:
- a CDS encoding ester cyclase, with product MSERTEDAARRVFDAINSGDLGALDDLVTDDFIDHGSPFPLPPGPEGYRKILTFVHDVLQIRYTVEDLFSTDDRVVIRAVATGVGVDLVHGEGAAGKTYTMTTAHIYRTEGDKLAEHWGIRDELAARIQLGTVAAPDPAAFADSAPGPDQSRV
- a CDS encoding GNAT family N-acetyltransferase, whose product is MDWSGVEGTWWRLRAATRADESAIAAHGRGPDPLWIGIGPAAPAERARQVLTEFLKGEEVAFGSTWLAVVKETDEIVGMIGAQQHPPRTVEIVYGVAPRWRGHGLATEVLAAVTRTAREQDADRRYELIIGRDNAASIRGAEKCDYRYVGARRSLVEATGECYEDLVYLPPW
- a CDS encoding methylated-DNA--[protein]-cysteine S-methyltransferase, coding for MINFGVTDSVGGRFGYLWATADVLSESVVVLGSGWTEDRNELLALLHPSLRGEPVDKINTGNSEIIDRAVRRYSDGELSAIDEIAVRQRSGSFIESAWDALRVIPPGSPATYTDLAARAGRPDAVRAAAAACAYNAAALFVPCHRVLRRDGGLGGFRYGLDVKRILRAHEGCPSGLR
- a CDS encoding DNA-3-methyladenine glycosylase 2 family protein, which encodes MTITELDTAPSAGQDNLPADDVCYRAVAGRDPRFDGWIYVGVTSTGIYCRPSCPAKTPQQRNCRFFAAAGAAQLAGFRACRRCRPDTTPGSPQWNPRADVVARAMRLIGDGVVDRVGVSGLAAAVGYSERQLNRLLISEVGAGPLAIARAQRAQTARVLIENTDLRMVDVAFAAGFASVRQFNDSVREVYGRPPSQLRVRSASRPAATAMPPAITLRLPVRVPFAARPLFDFLASRAIDGVERGWRAGDQLHYRRSTELPHGTGIIELIMDDTAEALSAVLRLDDLRDLSAAVSRIRRLLDLDADPVAIDAVLGADPDLAPLVAGRPGVRVPGVICGEELAFRALIGQQISVAGAATTTARLVRRFGRPLRNPGPDDPSHLFPSSQALASADPETLPMPRSRGRTLVRMATALADGTIDLTAGADRSAARARLLELPGIGPWTAGYIAMRGLGDPDVLLGEDLVIRRALQRRGLAPSGRPSWSPWRSYATMRLWQAEAAAA
- a CDS encoding Nif3-like dinuclear metal center hexameric protein, producing the protein MSEPTPATPTIDDVRRLVERRYPIDTAEAWDRVGPVTGEPTDRVTGILLTVDVTDQVIEQSVELGANLIIAHHPLLLRGINAIDPRHPKGRMITTLIRRRIGLITAHTNADIPAGGVADSLAAALGLSETRPLRPDPNDAAAGLGRVGTVAVTTVRGFAERVATALPTTTSGVRVAGDPYRPVRTVALQGGAGDDLLDAARHSGADVYLTSDLRHHPASEAVAWDDAPALIDVPHWAAEWTWLPRLADELADRLDGMSITVSELNTDPWDFSVR
- the pepN gene encoding aminopeptidase N; translated protein: MFLHNLTRDEAARRSALLGTDSYAVTVDLTGHDLAGQPMDGPDEFFVSRSVVRFRATEQAETHIDLIADAVLSATLNGADLDTAGFDGSRLGFRTVAGDNELEVTARCRYSRSGEGLHRFVDPADGRIYLYTQFEASEARRVYACFEQPDLKATFELTVRAPSDWTVIANSTGDAPQPVDQVADASSWHFPPTPRVSTYLTSLIAGQYAVVTDSHRTKSGELPMSILVRQSLKEHLDADRIFATTKAGFDIFEKHFGYPYPFGKYDQSFVPEYNMGAMENIGCVTLRDELIFRSRVTEASYRTRDDTILHELAHMWFGDLVTMVWWDDMWLKESFAEFAATFAVAERTGDPDTAWATFTGSRKNWAYRQDQLSTTHPIAADMVDLEAVESNFDGITYAKGASVLRQLVAFVGQDAFLEGVRGYFERHAFGNTRLTDLLGALEGPSGRDLSGWSAEWLETAGVNTLRPRFEVADDGTFSSFSVEQTATAKLPTLRHHRIAIGLYDLVDGALTRTRRVETDIADASTAVPDLVGAAQPDLVLLNDDDLDYAKVRFDGRSLQTLIDNLSALASPLARAVCWGAAWDMCRDAELPARDYAELVLRNVGTETDLSTVRAVLTNAALAVRSYTPPSTRPETAGRWEQGLAELLAAAEAGSDHQLALAQAYSHAVGSVAGADRLAGWLTGADVPQGLEIDAELRWLLVCDLAALGRVDEAAIDAELTRDNTASGAERAAAARAARPTPEAKATAWALAVDGNDIPNETQRQICVAFWQPDQQEVLAPYLDKYLKAAEEISTSTGVWADKSSIFRQNVLTYLFPDIADDAGKIGRLRGWLLAGITEAGAPLGDMVKHLATERLDGAERANRCQHAE
- a CDS encoding ribose-5-phosphate isomerase; the encoded protein is MRVHVGSDHAGFELKNHLVEVLTADGHDVVDHGPTVLDPEDDYPVFCIPAAVATAAESDSLGIVIGGSGNGEQIAANKVTGVRAVLAYDTDTAKLGRLHNNANVISVGARMHTVDEATELIKLFLATAFSGEPRHQRRIDQLAAYEETGQVPKAG